Within the Streptomyces sp. NBC_00554 genome, the region TCGTGGGCATCCAGAGCGCGGCCGGCTACGCCGAGGGCAAGCCGCTGCACGCCAGCTGGAGCTGACGGCGGCTTTCCCCGTTCTCGTACGGCCCCCGTGGTGTGACCACGGGGGCCGTCGGCGTGCGGCTGCCCTGCTCGTCAGGCCATCTTGACGTCAAGCTCGCTTGACGCAACGCTGAGGGCATGACGACACCACAGAGCATCGAGCCGCAGCACACCCTGCTGACCGCCGTGGCCCGCCTCGACGAGCTGCGCGTGCGGGAGTCGCTCGCCGGGGCCGGGAGCGACGCCGAGGCGCTCGACCGGGCCGGGCTTCTCGAAGCCCTCGCGCTGAGCGAGGTGGTGGCCCGCAAGGCGGCATACGGGCGTCAGCTCACCGTCCGTGCGGCCCGCGAGGCGGGCGCCTCCTGGTCCCAGATCGGCGCGGCGCTCGGCACCAGCAAGCAGGCCGCCTGGGAGGCGCACACCCGCTGGATCGACGCGCAGGCGGAGGCGTTCGGGCGGCCCGGGCAGATGGGCTTCGACGAGGACGACGTGGCGCGGGCGCGGGCCGTCGCGGGGGCTCCGGAGGAGGGCTGACCGCGAGGCGTCGGAGGAGGGCCGGAGGACGGCTGACCCGGCTCTCGCCCACCGGCTCGCGGGGCCGCCTACGGCTCCTGAAAGAGGCCCCGCGCAACCATCGAAAGGCCCCGCGCAACGATCATGCGCCGAGCCGCGATGAACGCAACGATCTTGCGGAGGCGCGCAAGGTTGCTGCATTACGCCCGCGAAGCCCGGACTCATAGGGTCAATCGCTGTACTTAGTGTGGCGGGGACTCCGCTCGGCGGGTCCCTGCTGTCAGGGGTGCCGCCGGTCTCCGCCTTTTCCGACCGGCAGCGATGAAGGAGCCAACCCGCGTGCTCGACCAAGGCGCACCCCCGCAGTCCCGCACCTCGCCCGCCCCGCCGTCCCCGGGCATCGGCGCGCGCCTCATGCGCCGCAAGCCCGTGGAACGCCTGGTCGCCGAGGGTGGCCAGGGCGAGGGAGGCTCGCTCCGGCGCTCCCTCGGACTGTGGCAGCTGACGATGATCAGCATCGGCGCCACCCTGGGCACCGGCATCTTCGTCGTCCTCGGCGAGGCCGTCCCGAAGGCCGGCCCCGCAGTCACCCTCTCCTTCGTGATCGCCGGCCTCACGGCGCTGTTCTCCGCCCTCTCGTACGCCGAGCTGGCGGGCACCATCCCGGTCGCCGGGTCCTCGTACTCGTACGCGTACGCAACGATGGGCGAGCTGATCGCCTGGATCTGCGGCTGGTGTCTGGTTCTGGAGTACGGCGTCTCGGTCGCCGCCGTGGCCGTCGGCTGGGGCGAGTACCTCAACGAGCTGCTCGACGGGACCATCGGCGTCACCATCCCCGACGCGCTCTCCGCGCCGCCCGGCGACGGGGGCATCTTCAACCTGCCCGCGCTGATCGTGGTCCTGCTCGCGATGGCGTTCCTGCTCGGCGGCGCCCGTGAGTCGGCCCGCGCCAACACGATCATGGTCGTGGTGAAGATCGCCGCGCTGCTGCTGTTCTGCGCGATCGGCATCCAGGGCTTCCGCTCCGGCAACTACGAGAACTTCATGCCGCTCGGCATGGCGGGCGTCAGCGCCGCCGGGGCCACGCTCTTCTTCTCGTACATCGGCTTCGACGCCGCCTCCACGGCCGGCGAGGAGGCGACGAACGCGCAGCGCGACCTGCCGCGCGCCATCATGCTCTCGCTGATCATCGTCACGGCGCTGTACGTCCTCGTCGCGGCCGTCGCTGTCGGCGCGATGCCCTGGCAGCGGTTCACCGACTCGGAGGCGGCGCTCTCCGGGATCATGGAGGACGTCACGGGCGACGCCTTCTGGGGCACGCTGCTCGCCGCCGGTGCCGTCATCGCCATCGCCAGCGTCGTCCTGACCGTGCTCTACGGCCAGACCCGCATCCTCTTCGCCATGTCCCGCGACGGGCTCG harbors:
- a CDS encoding amino acid permease yields the protein MLDQGAPPQSRTSPAPPSPGIGARLMRRKPVERLVAEGGQGEGGSLRRSLGLWQLTMISIGATLGTGIFVVLGEAVPKAGPAVTLSFVIAGLTALFSALSYAELAGTIPVAGSSYSYAYATMGELIAWICGWCLVLEYGVSVAAVAVGWGEYLNELLDGTIGVTIPDALSAPPGDGGIFNLPALIVVLLAMAFLLGGARESARANTIMVVVKIAALLLFCAIGIQGFRSGNYENFMPLGMAGVSAAGATLFFSYIGFDAASTAGEEATNAQRDLPRAIMLSLIIVTALYVLVAAVAVGAMPWQRFTDSEAALSGIMEDVTGDAFWGTLLAAGAVIAIASVVLTVLYGQTRILFAMSRDGLVPKVFSRVHPKSGVPRANTLIVSVFCGVLAAAIPLGQLADATSIGTLFAFALVNIAVVVLRRTRPEMPRTFRVPLSPVLPALGFAFCVWMMGSLDTVTWVVFGVWMAVGLVFYFSYGYRRSRIATVEK